Proteins from a single region of Shinella zoogloeoides:
- a CDS encoding helix-turn-helix domain-containing protein, which produces MEFGEHLKEWRSHRRLSQLELASEAGISARHLSFLETGRSRPSEGMILRLSAVLDIPARDQGLLFSAAGFRPRFATAPAAGLSAFPPAVAEAIGLILARHDPYPGVVFDHEYNVLTANQAFLSLAGMAGIAVAPGDNFLDAYLGPTPLRSIVVNWAQSAADLVHRIRAEAWLQGPRSPLLKRIERLAATEDIKAALAAFPQGDRLPILPIEMKIGAKRFNWITTLTSFGSAQDALVQGVLIESFFPADAGTRAHFEEADAPKTKRE; this is translated from the coding sequence ATGGAATTCGGCGAACATCTCAAGGAATGGCGCAGCCACCGGCGTCTCAGCCAGTTGGAGCTGGCGAGCGAGGCGGGCATCTCCGCCCGGCACCTCTCCTTTCTGGAGACGGGCCGCTCACGCCCTTCCGAGGGCATGATCCTGCGGCTCTCCGCCGTGCTGGACATTCCGGCACGCGACCAGGGCCTGCTCTTTTCCGCCGCCGGTTTTCGCCCGCGTTTCGCAACCGCGCCCGCCGCCGGCCTTTCGGCCTTCCCGCCGGCGGTGGCCGAGGCCATCGGCCTGATCCTCGCCCGCCACGATCCCTATCCGGGCGTCGTCTTCGACCACGAATACAATGTGCTGACGGCAAACCAGGCCTTTCTAAGCCTGGCTGGCATGGCGGGCATCGCGGTTGCGCCGGGTGACAATTTCCTCGACGCCTATCTCGGCCCGACGCCCCTGCGCTCCATCGTCGTCAACTGGGCGCAATCGGCCGCCGACCTCGTGCATCGCATCCGCGCCGAGGCCTGGCTCCAGGGGCCACGCAGCCCGCTTTTGAAGCGCATCGAGCGGCTGGCGGCGACGGAGGACATCAAGGCCGCGCTCGCGGCCTTCCCGCAGGGCGACCGGCTGCCGATCCTGCCCATCGAGATGAAGATCGGCGCGAAGCGCTTCAACTGGATCACCACGCTCACCTCCTTCGGCTCTGCGCAGGACGCGCTGGTGCAGGGCGTGCTGATCGAAAGCTTCTTCCCGGCCGATGCCGGAACGCGGGCTCACTTCGAGGAGGCGGACGCGCCGAAGACGAAACGGGAATAG